The sequence ACCCCAACCCAAGCCCACCCGTCACCCGAGGACCGGGCCCAACCCAAGCCCGTCCGGCGATTGAGGACCGGGCCCACCATCAAGCCGTCCGGCGATTGAGGACAAGACCTCGGGCAAAGCCCCGCCCCACTCCGAGGGCCGGCGCCCCAATTCAAGCCCGTCCGGCGATTGAGGACCGGGGTCCGGGGCGGAGCCCCGAAAGGCCCGCACCCGCACCCCGCCCCCACATCTCCCGGCTACGCCGCCCGACGCCCACGCGCAGGCGCCGCGCCCCGCCCCGAACCGGCACGCCCCGCCCCCGCACCACGGGACTCGCCGCCCGAACGCGCGGCTCCGCCGCCACCGCCCCCGCGTACGGAACCGGCCGCACCGCCACGCGACTCGCCGCCGCCTCCCGCACCCTGCGCGCCACCGCCGGCGCCGCGGCGTCCACGGCCCCGGCTGCCCGAGCGGAAGCCGCCGCCGGTGCCCGAGCCCGGCGCCCCGGCCGTCCGCGTGCGCGGCTTGGGCTGGGTGGGCTGGGGGACCTCGACGACGATCGCGATTCCGGACGGCTCGCGGGCCCCGGTGATCCGGGTCAGCTCCTCGTCGCTGGACTTGATGCGGGTGGTGCGGGGGTCGATGCCCGCGTCCTGCATCAGCCGGGTCATCTCCCGCTTCTCCTCGGGCAGCACCAGCGTGACGACGCTGCCGGACTCCCCGGCGCGCGCCGTGCGCCCGCCGCGGTGGAGGTAGTCCTTGTGGTCGGTGGGCGGGTCCACGTTGACGACGAGGTCGAGGTCGTCGACGTGGATGCCACGGGCCGCCACGTTCGTCGCGACGAGTGCGGTGACCTGGCCGTTCTTGAACTGGTCCAGGGTCCTGTTGCGCTGCGGCTGGGACCGGCCGCCGTGCAGGGCCGCGGCCCGTACGCCGCTGGCGAGCAGCCGCTTGGCGAAGCGGTCGGCGGCGCGCTTGGTGTCGACGAACATGATCACCCGGCCGTCACGGGCGGCGATCTTCGTGGCGACGGCCTTCTTGTCGGTCTCGTCCGCGACGTGGAGCACATGGTGCTCCATGGTGGTGACCGCACCGGCGGACGGGTCGACGGAGTGCACGACCGGGTCGGTGAGGAACATCTTGACCAGGCGGTCGATGTTCTTGTCGAGGGTCGCGGAGAACAGCATGCGCTGCCCGTCCGGCTCGACCTGCTTGAGCAGCGCGACGACCTGCGGCATGAAGCCCATGTCGGCCATCTGGTCGGCCTCGTCGAGGACGGTGATGGCGACCTGGTCGAGGCGGCAGTCGCCGCGCTCGATGAGGTCCTTGAGCCGGCCTGGCGTGGCGACGAGCACCTCGGCGCCCCGGCGCAGCGTGCCGGACTGCTTGCTGATCGACATGCCGCCGACGACGGTGGCGAGCCGCAGGTTCACGGAGGTCGCGTACGGGGTGAGGGCGTCGGTGACCTGCTGGGCGAGCTCACGGGTCGGGACGAGGACGAGGGCCAGCGGGGCGCGGGGCTCGGAGCGGCGCCCGGCGGTGCGGGCGAGCAGGGCCAGGCCGAAGGCGAGCGTCTTGCCGGAGCCGGTGCGGCCACGGCCCAGGATGTCCCGGCCGGCCAGCGAGTTCGGCAGGGTGGCGCCCTGGATGGGGAAGGGCTCGGTGACGCCCTGCGCGGTGAGGGTCTTCAGCAGTGCCGCGGGCATGTCCAGCTCGGCGAACGCCTCGACGGCGGGCAGCGCGGGGGTCATGGTCTCCGGCAGGGCGAACTCGCCCTGGGGCGCTGTGGCGCGGCGGCGGGCGGGTGCCTTGCCGGCTCCGCGGCCGGATCCCTTGGCGTTCGCCTGTGCCGGGGCCGGGCCGCGTCCCCTGGCCGGTCGGGTGCGGGTCGGTCGGTCCTGGCGTTCGAAGCGGGTCATACGGAATTGCCCTCCTGGGGGATTCCTGGGGTTACTGCGGGACTGCTGGTGGGACTGTCTGTGGACTGCTTGATGTGCGCCCCAGGATGCAGCACAAAGCGGGGTGTCCCCCAGACAGCACAAACCGGGGCCCGCACCTTCACGGTGCGGGCCCCGGTTGCGAGGTACGCGTCCGGCAATTAGGCCGGGACGATGTTCTCCGCCTGCGGGCCCTTCTGGCCCTGCGTGACGTCGAAGGAGACCTTCTGGCCCTCCTGGAGCTCACGGAAGCCCTGGGTGGCGATGTTCGAGTAGTGGGCGAAGACGTCGGCGCCGCCGCCGTCCTGCTCGATGAAGCCGAAGCCCTTTTCCGAGTTGAACCACTTCACGGTTCCAGTAGCCATGTCGATCTCCTAAAAGAGGTGCAGTGCCGGAAATTCGCACTTTACGAATTCCAAGTCGCCGCATTGAGCCCCACCCGGAGAAAGCCGGAAAACAATAAAGCGCCTGAGGAAGCATTCCCGTCAGGCGCACATAAAGTTCATGGGTACCAAAACTGCAACTGGACCACCGTAGCACGTTCTGTCGTCCGGCGGCGGATCCCGTCGTGCCGCCGGACGGAGAACTTCGCTGACCAGGAGGGGTCCGGACGGTGTCCCCCGGGGATTGGACGCCTGTTCCCCCAAGGTTTCCGGGCCCGACACCCGGGCGCCCCGACGCGCCTGCACGCCAGCACCCCCGACGCTCCGGCATCCCGGCACCCGGCCGCCCCGGCGTCAGAGCCTTTCGATGATGGTGACGTTCGCCTGGCCGCCGCCCTCGCACATCGTCTGGAGCCCGTAGCGGCCGCCGGTGCGTTCCAGTTCGTGCAGGAGCGTCGTCATCAGCCTGGCACCGGTCGCGCCGAGCGGGTGCCCGAGGGCGATCGCGCCGCCGTTGACATTGACCCGCTCCGGGTCCGCGCCGGTCTCCTTCAGCCAGGCCAGGACGACCGGTGCGAAG is a genomic window of Streptomyces sp. NBC_01237 containing:
- a CDS encoding DEAD/DEAH box helicase → MTRFERQDRPTRTRPARGRGPAPAQANAKGSGRGAGKAPARRRATAPQGEFALPETMTPALPAVEAFAELDMPAALLKTLTAQGVTEPFPIQGATLPNSLAGRDILGRGRTGSGKTLAFGLALLARTAGRRSEPRAPLALVLVPTRELAQQVTDALTPYATSVNLRLATVVGGMSISKQSGTLRRGAEVLVATPGRLKDLIERGDCRLDQVAITVLDEADQMADMGFMPQVVALLKQVEPDGQRMLFSATLDKNIDRLVKMFLTDPVVHSVDPSAGAVTTMEHHVLHVADETDKKAVATKIAARDGRVIMFVDTKRAADRFAKRLLASGVRAAALHGGRSQPQRNRTLDQFKNGQVTALVATNVAARGIHVDDLDLVVNVDPPTDHKDYLHRGGRTARAGESGSVVTLVLPEEKREMTRLMQDAGIDPRTTRIKSSDEELTRITGAREPSGIAIVVEVPQPTQPKPRTRTAGAPGSGTGGGFRSGSRGRGRRGAGGGAQGAGGGGESRGGAAGSVRGGGGGGAARSGGESRGAGAGRAGSGRGAAPARGRRAA
- a CDS encoding cold-shock protein is translated as MATGTVKWFNSEKGFGFIEQDGGGADVFAHYSNIATQGFRELQEGQKVSFDVTQGQKGPQAENIVPA